Part of the Streptomyces sp. f51 genome is shown below.
CGCGAGGTCCACGCGCACATCTACCCGCCGCACCACCCCGGCCATGTCGGCCGCGCGGACGAACTCCCGCCGTACGTCGTCCGGGTCCACGGCGGCCCCACCAGCAGGTCGGCCCTCGTTCTCGACCTGGAGATCGCCTACTTCACCTCCCGGGGCATCGGCGTGGCCGAGGTCAACTACGGCGGATCCACCGGCTACGGACGGGAGTACCGCAACCTGCTGCGCGAACAGTGGGGGGTGGTCGACGTCGAGGACTGCGCGGCCGTCGCGCTCGCCCTCGCCGAGGAGGGCACCGCCGACGGGCGGCGGCTCGCCGTCCGCGGCGGCAGCGCGGGCGGCTGGACCACGGCCGCCTCCCTGGCCACCACCGACGTCTACGCCTGCGGCACGATCCTCTATCCCGTCGTCGACCTGAGCGAATGGGCCTCGGGCGAGACCCACGACTTCGAGTCGCAGTACCTGGAATCGCTCGTCGGCCCGATCGCCGAGGTGCCCGCCCGGTACACGGAGCGATCGCCCTCCACCCAGGCCGACCGCATCACCGCGCCCTTCCTGCTGCTCCAGGGGCTCGACGACGCCGTCTGCCCGCCGGCGCAGTGCGAGCGCTTCCTGGCCCGCGTCGAGGAGCAGGGCCGTCATGTCCCGCACGCCTACATCGCCTTCGAGGGGGAGGGACACGGCTTCCGGCGCGCCGAGACGATGGAACGCTCCCTGGAGGCCGAACTCTCCCTGTACGCCCAGGTCCTCGCACTGGACCCGCCGGGCATCCCCACCCTGGACCTGTCCAAGTGAGCCGGCGCAGGGCAGAGACACGCGACCCGACCACACCCACCGCCATCTGAACACCGCCATCTGAACACCGGCACATGAACCACCGGCACATGAACCACCAGCACCTGGAGCACCACGAGTGACCCGAACGACCGCATCGATCACCGCACTGACCCGGCCCGCACGGCTCGCCGCGGGGGCCAGGGTCGCGGTCGTCGCGCCCAGCGGGCCCGTCCCCGAGGAGCGGCTCGAAGCCGGCCTCGACATCCTGCGCGGCTGGGACCTCGACCCCGTCGTGGCCCCCCATGTCCTCGACCGGCACGACGAGTTCGTCTACCTGGCGGGCACGGACGCGGACCGGGCCGCGGACTTCCAGGCGGCCTGGTGCGACCCGGACGTGGCCGCGGTGCTGTGCGCCCGCGGCGGCTACGGCGCCCAGCGCATGATCGACCTGCTCGACTGGGACGCGATCCGGGCCGCGGGTCCCAAGGTCTTCGTCGGCTTCAGCGACATCACCGCACTGCACGAGGCGTTCGCCACGCGGGTGGGGCTCGCGACCCTGCACGGGCCGATGGTGTCCTCCCTCGGCTTCCTGAAGAACACCCGGTCGCAGGAGCATCTGCGGGCGACCCTCTTCGAACCCGAATCGGTGCGGACCATCGCTTCCGCCGAGGCCGCCGCGCTCGTGCCCGGGAAGGCCCGAGGGGTCACGCTCGGCGGCTGCGTCAGCCTCCTGGCCGCCGAACTCGGCACACCGCACGCCCGGCCCGGCGCCCGCGGCGGGCTGCTGCTGATCGAGGACGTCGGCGAGGAGGCGTACCGGCTGGACCGGATCCTGACGCAACTGCTGCGCGGCGGCTGGCTCGACGGGGTGGCCGGGATCGCGCTCGGCTCCTGGGCGGACTGCGGACCGTACGACCGGCTCCGCGCGGTGTTCGCGGACCGGCTCGGAGCGCTCGGTGTCCCCGTCGTCGAGCACTTCGGGTTCGGGCACGCGGAGGGTTCGCTGACGATGCCGTTCGGCGTCCGCGCCGAGCTCGACGCGGACGCCGGGACACTGACACTGGACGAGCCCGCGCTGCTCTGACCGAGGGGAGGCCGCCGGGCGTGTGCTCGCGTAGGGTGATCGAATGCCTGAGAACGTCGGCTTCCTCGCCGAGGGCCCGCGCGTGGCCCTTCGCCACTTCACCCTCGACGACGGCCCGGAATTCACCGCGCGGGCCAGGGAGAGCCGGAGCCTGCACCGCCCCTGGCTCTTCCCGCCCGCCGACGTCGACGCCTACGCGGTCTACGCCGGGCGGCTCATCGAGGATCCGACGAAGGCCGGATTCCTCGTCTGCGAGCGGGACGGCGGGGGGATCGCCGGCTTCATCAACATCAACAACATCGTCCACGGCGGCTTCCTGTGCGGTGCCCTCGGCTACGGCGCCTTCGCGCACGCGGCGGGACGCGGACTGATGACCGAGGCCCTCGATCTCGTCGTGCGGTACGCCTTCGGGGAGTTGGGCCTGCACCGGCTGGAGATCAACGTGCAGCCCGCCAACGCGGGGTCGGTCGCGCTCGCGCGCGCCTGCGGCTTCCGCCTCGAAGGCTTCTCGCCCGCCTTCATCCACATCGACGGCGCCTGGCGGGACCACGAGCGATGGGCGATCACGGCGGAGATGGTCAAGCCCCGCTGACGGGTGCCCGCAGCCGGCCGCGAAGGCGCCCGGCGCCTTTGCGGAAACCTGACCCGATTCTGGTGAGCGGACACCCTGGTCAGCAGGCCGATGAGCATGTTCCATGGTCATCGTGACGACGATCCGACGTGACGTACTGGCCCTCCCGGCGGCGGAACTGGGCCCGAGCAACCCGCTGCCGCCCCTGCGGACCCTCGACGAGATGCACCGTATCGACGACCGCGACCGCGTCGGCCTGCCCGGCGACATGGCCCGGCAGATCGGGTACGAGCCACTGCGCAGCGTGCTGCCGGAGCGCATACGGGACGGGTACGAGCGAGAACGGCCGCCGCGTGAACTCGACACGATAGTGATCGAGAACGACCGGCTGCGCGCCACCGTGCTGCCGGGATACGGCGGCCGTGTCGTCTCCCTCTTCCACAAACCCACCGCGACGGAACTGCTCTACACCAACCCGGTGCTCCAGCCGGCCTGCTTCGCCCTCAACGGCGCCTGGTTCTCCGGCGGCATCGAGTGGAACATCGGGGCCACCGGGCACACCACCCTGTCCTGCTCACCCGTCCACGCCGCCCGCGTCCCCGCCCCGGACGGCGGCGAGATGCTGCGCCTTTGGGAGTGGGAGCGGCTGCGCGACCTCCCCTTCCAGGTCGACCTGTGGCTGCCGGACGGCTCCGACTTCCTGTACGTCGGCGTCCGCGTCCGCAACCCGCACGAGAAGCCCGCCCCGCTGTACTGGTGGTCCAACATCGCGGTCCCCGAGGAGCGCAGGGTGCTCGCCCCGGCCGAGG
Proteins encoded:
- a CDS encoding LD-carboxypeptidase is translated as MTALTRPARLAAGARVAVVAPSGPVPEERLEAGLDILRGWDLDPVVAPHVLDRHDEFVYLAGTDADRAADFQAAWCDPDVAAVLCARGGYGAQRMIDLLDWDAIRAAGPKVFVGFSDITALHEAFATRVGLATLHGPMVSSLGFLKNTRSQEHLRATLFEPESVRTIASAEAAALVPGKARGVTLGGCVSLLAAELGTPHARPGARGGLLLIEDVGEEAYRLDRILTQLLRGGWLDGVAGIALGSWADCGPYDRLRAVFADRLGALGVPVVEHFGFGHAEGSLTMPFGVRAELDADAGTLTLDEPALL
- a CDS encoding GNAT family protein; translated protein: MPENVGFLAEGPRVALRHFTLDDGPEFTARARESRSLHRPWLFPPADVDAYAVYAGRLIEDPTKAGFLVCERDGGGIAGFININNIVHGGFLCGALGYGAFAHAAGRGLMTEALDLVVRYAFGELGLHRLEINVQPANAGSVALARACGFRLEGFSPAFIHIDGAWRDHERWAITAEMVKPR